A genomic region of Rhodococcus pyridinivorans contains the following coding sequences:
- a CDS encoding response regulator yields MTSIPATSSDATENNRPYRVFLVDDHAVFRSGVRAELGREADMEIVGEAGGVAEAVAGIEATKPDVVLLDVHMPDGGGVAVLQRIPDGPVCLALSVSDAAEDVIAVIRAGARGYVTKTISGPDLADAVRRVAGGDAVFSPRLAGFVLDSFTGRSAAPEPPLDPELDSLTPRELEVLRLLARGYTYREIAEELVISVKTVETHASNVLRKTQQSNRNALTRWAHRRRID; encoded by the coding sequence GTGACTTCGATTCCGGCGACATCGTCCGATGCCACCGAGAACAACCGTCCCTATCGTGTCTTCCTGGTGGACGACCATGCGGTCTTCCGCTCCGGAGTGCGCGCCGAACTGGGGCGCGAGGCCGACATGGAGATCGTCGGCGAGGCCGGGGGAGTCGCCGAGGCCGTCGCCGGGATCGAGGCGACCAAGCCGGATGTCGTGCTCCTCGACGTCCACATGCCCGACGGCGGCGGCGTCGCCGTCCTCCAGCGGATCCCGGACGGGCCGGTCTGCCTGGCGCTCAGCGTGTCCGACGCGGCCGAGGACGTCATTGCCGTCATCCGCGCCGGCGCCCGCGGGTACGTGACGAAGACGATTTCCGGTCCGGATCTGGCCGACGCCGTCCGGCGGGTCGCAGGGGGAGACGCCGTGTTCAGTCCGCGTCTGGCCGGTTTCGTGCTCGACTCGTTCACCGGCCGGTCGGCCGCGCCGGAACCGCCCCTCGATCCCGAGCTCGACTCGCTGACGCCGCGGGAACTCGAGGTGCTGCGCCTGCTCGCTCGCGGCTACACCTACCGTGAGATCGCCGAGGAACTCGTGATCTCGGTGAAGACCGTCGAGACGCACGCGTCGAACGTGTTGCGCAAGACGCAGCAGTCGAACCGCAACGCGCTGACCCGTTGGGCACACCGCCGCCGCATCGACTGA
- a CDS encoding serine/threonine-protein kinase, whose translation MAGRYRLDSKLGGGGMGAVWLARDNRLGRDVAVKQVISTADLDPDEAEDLRRRALREGRAAAQLAHEHAISMYDMALHYGEPWLVMEHLPSRSLAQVMNVVDTLPPYVVAQIGANVADALTAAHAAGIVHRDVKPGNILIAERGRDAGIVKISDFGIARAKGDNDPDGVIIGTPAYFAPEVARGNDPTEASDVFSLGATLYTAVEGQPPFGFETDSIALLHRVARAEIIMPTHTGPLTEPLLEMLQPDPARRPTMAQARDLLARVVLGPSGSAAALRGRPIQNEDGTIPSWAQRSAHFAEPARPRGSFVDRPLGAATQATGGPKKSAKGFAPADLLDRLLPKGPVPDNPQDRIVAYAPLAMAAMIAVILVALLVAVIIALVV comes from the coding sequence GTGGCCGGTCGATATCGGCTCGACTCCAAGCTCGGCGGTGGCGGCATGGGTGCCGTCTGGCTCGCCCGCGACAACCGTCTGGGCCGCGACGTCGCCGTCAAGCAGGTGATCTCCACCGCAGACCTCGATCCCGACGAGGCCGAGGATCTTCGCCGCCGCGCGCTCCGAGAGGGCCGGGCCGCCGCCCAACTCGCCCACGAGCACGCCATCTCGATGTACGACATGGCTCTGCACTACGGCGAACCGTGGCTCGTCATGGAGCACTTGCCGTCCCGCAGCCTGGCGCAGGTGATGAACGTCGTCGACACTCTCCCGCCGTACGTGGTGGCGCAGATCGGCGCGAACGTCGCCGACGCCCTCACCGCCGCGCACGCCGCCGGGATCGTCCACCGCGACGTCAAGCCCGGCAACATCCTCATCGCTGAACGCGGCCGCGACGCCGGCATCGTGAAGATCAGCGACTTCGGCATCGCTCGCGCGAAGGGCGACAACGACCCCGACGGCGTGATCATCGGCACCCCCGCCTATTTCGCACCCGAGGTCGCGCGCGGCAACGATCCCACCGAGGCCAGCGACGTCTTCTCGCTCGGCGCCACCCTCTACACCGCGGTGGAGGGGCAACCGCCCTTCGGCTTCGAGACCGACTCGATCGCGTTGCTGCACCGGGTCGCGCGGGCGGAGATCATCATGCCCACGCACACCGGTCCGCTCACCGAGCCCCTGCTCGAGATGCTCCAGCCCGATCCGGCGCGACGCCCGACGATGGCGCAGGCGCGCGATCTCCTCGCCCGCGTGGTCCTCGGACCGAGCGGATCGGCGGCGGCCCTGCGCGGCCGTCCCATCCAGAACGAGGACGGCACGATCCCGTCGTGGGCACAGCGTTCCGCGCACTTCGCCGAACCCGCACGCCCCCGTGGTTCCTTCGTCGACCGCCCCCTCGGTGCCGCGACGCAGGCCACCGGTGGTCCGAAGAAGTCGGCGAAGGGTTTCGCCCCGGCGGATCTGCTCGACCGCCTGCTCCCGAAGGGCCCCGTGCCCGACAACCCGCAGGACCGCATCGTCGCCTATGCACCCCTGGCGATGGCGGCGATGATCGCGGTGATCCTGGTGGCGTTGCTCGTCGCCGTCATCATCGCGCTGGTCGTCTGA
- a CDS encoding ATP-binding protein, which produces MPGRRSPCQYRGVQPVPGLPVTVPRLERRVGGRIVGGVAGGVADHLGIDATKVRVAFTVLAALGGFGIAAYGLLWMFVPPGSDTDRPTGPERRRAIGLAFMGIGLAVGLSWLFSGGAAGVVLPIVVVVVGAALVWREFDVEGPRSVLGLPAHPTVLTWARVLGGLTLVVTGLGVMVIAQVDVAALRSSLVAVVVTLVGAALLSVPLWIRMWRALETERAARVRNEEREEIASHLHDSVLQTLALIQKQAGDQQEVVRLARSQERELRRWLFGGDETPSTSLAETLRTIAGEVEDQYGLSVQPVIVGDVAPDDSDLTPEAATAVLGATREALVNAAKHAGVDSVDLFAEVEPHQVSVFVRDRGVGFDPDEVPADRQGLAKSIRARIERRGGRTVVKSSPGKGTEVRIHAPRAGRTETEREQDTESTLEWGVNDPHPEEQTQ; this is translated from the coding sequence ATGCCGGGCCGGCGATCTCCGTGCCAGTATCGAGGTGTGCAACCGGTACCTGGATTACCCGTGACCGTTCCCCGCCTCGAACGACGGGTGGGCGGTCGCATCGTGGGCGGTGTGGCCGGCGGTGTCGCCGACCATCTCGGCATCGACGCCACCAAGGTGCGGGTCGCGTTCACAGTGCTCGCCGCCCTCGGCGGGTTCGGGATCGCGGCCTACGGCTTGCTGTGGATGTTCGTGCCCCCGGGCTCCGACACCGATCGCCCCACCGGCCCCGAACGGCGCCGAGCCATCGGCCTCGCCTTCATGGGTATCGGCCTGGCGGTGGGTCTTTCGTGGCTGTTCAGTGGTGGTGCCGCCGGGGTGGTGCTGCCGATCGTCGTGGTGGTCGTCGGTGCGGCGCTCGTATGGCGTGAATTCGACGTCGAAGGCCCCCGATCGGTACTCGGTCTGCCCGCACATCCGACGGTCCTCACATGGGCCCGCGTACTCGGCGGCCTGACCCTCGTCGTCACCGGACTCGGAGTGATGGTCATCGCGCAGGTCGACGTCGCGGCGCTGCGCTCGTCGCTGGTCGCCGTGGTGGTCACGCTGGTCGGTGCCGCCCTGCTGTCGGTGCCGCTGTGGATCCGGATGTGGCGTGCCCTCGAGACCGAGCGTGCCGCCCGGGTGCGCAACGAGGAGCGCGAGGAGATCGCGTCGCACCTGCACGACTCGGTACTCCAGACCCTCGCGCTCATCCAGAAGCAGGCCGGCGACCAGCAAGAGGTCGTGCGACTGGCGCGCAGCCAGGAACGCGAACTGCGCCGCTGGCTGTTCGGTGGGGACGAGACGCCGAGCACCTCGCTCGCCGAGACGCTGCGCACCATCGCGGGTGAGGTGGAGGACCAGTACGGTCTGTCCGTTCAACCCGTCATCGTCGGTGACGTCGCGCCGGATGACAGCGATCTGACCCCCGAGGCCGCGACCGCCGTGCTCGGCGCGACCCGCGAGGCTCTCGTCAACGCCGCCAAGCACGCCGGGGTGGACAGCGTCGACCTCTTCGCGGAGGTGGAACCGCATCAGGTGAGCGTGTTCGTGCGCGATCGCGGCGTCGGATTCGATCCCGACGAGGTGCCGGCCGATCGGCAGGGTCTGGCCAAGTCGATCCGGGCGCGCATCGAACGTCGCGGCGGCCGGACGGTCGTGAAGTCGAGTCCCGGAAAGGGAACCGAGGTGCGCATCCATGCACCGCGCGCCGGCCGGACGGAGACCGAACGCGAACAGGACACCGAGTCGACCTTAGAGTGGGGGGTGAACGACCCCCACCCCGAGGAGCAGACACAGTGA